From one Tsukamurella tyrosinosolvens genomic stretch:
- a CDS encoding GAF domain-containing protein, translating into MSFTLPDLSDSPAERYAELAAYARALVDGEPDRIANAANLSALVKATVPDLNWVGFYFYDGAELVVGPFQGLPACIRIPLDRGVCGAAARTRTTQRVDDVHAVPDHIACDGATNSELVVPLVRDGELIGVFDLDSERTARFTDDDQRGLEAVAAVFVDALR; encoded by the coding sequence GTGTCGTTCACGCTTCCCGACCTCTCCGATTCCCCCGCCGAGCGCTACGCAGAGCTCGCCGCCTACGCCCGTGCGCTCGTCGACGGCGAGCCCGATCGCATCGCCAACGCCGCGAACCTCTCGGCGCTCGTCAAGGCGACGGTGCCCGACCTCAACTGGGTGGGCTTCTACTTCTACGACGGTGCCGAGCTCGTCGTCGGGCCCTTCCAGGGACTCCCGGCGTGCATCCGCATCCCCCTGGACCGCGGTGTGTGCGGCGCGGCCGCGCGCACGCGGACCACGCAGCGGGTCGACGACGTGCACGCCGTGCCGGACCACATCGCCTGCGACGGGGCGACCAACTCGGAGCTCGTCGTGCCCCTGGTCCGCGACGGCGAGCTGATCGGCGTCTTCGACCTCGACAGCGAGCGGACGGCGCGGTTCACCGACGACGACCAGCGCGGCCTCGAGGCGGTCGCCGCGGTCTTCGTCGACGCGCTGCGGTAG
- a CDS encoding alpha/beta hydrolase, translating into MRMRNGWAKKATAAAVTVAAIPALTIAGTGAANAWGPGNAKNPPKGFKQAFVNGAGMPNVKVRSWASTTTDPKKAPTVVLLDGLRATWDVSGWERDSNVAFLSQKGINVVTPVGGTSSWYTDWQGPSSTNRQAYRYTWASFLKNSLPQYIRSLGFSDNVSLVGLSMSGSAAIINTVESNGYYKRAASLSGLNNISAPGVPIAVGIASLDSGGYNAGLDMWGGPFDSRWAKNDPTVQVNRLKNIPLWISAGNGVFGKYTPNPGPADVIQGVPLEWLALSQSRAFEGAAKRAGLSKAHFDFPPAGTHTWGYWQDQVWQMQRTGWFSK; encoded by the coding sequence ATGCGTATGCGCAACGGCTGGGCCAAGAAGGCCACCGCCGCCGCGGTCACCGTGGCTGCCATTCCGGCCCTGACGATCGCCGGCACGGGCGCCGCGAACGCCTGGGGCCCCGGCAACGCCAAGAACCCGCCGAAGGGCTTCAAGCAGGCCTTCGTCAACGGCGCGGGCATGCCGAACGTCAAGGTCCGCAGCTGGGCCTCGACCACCACCGACCCCAAGAAGGCCCCCACCGTCGTGCTGCTCGACGGTCTGCGCGCCACCTGGGACGTCTCGGGCTGGGAGCGCGACTCCAACGTGGCCTTCCTGTCGCAGAAGGGCATCAACGTCGTGACGCCCGTCGGCGGCACCTCGAGCTGGTACACCGACTGGCAGGGCCCGTCCTCGACGAACCGCCAGGCCTACCGCTACACCTGGGCGTCGTTCCTCAAGAACAGCCTCCCGCAGTACATCCGCAGCCTCGGCTTCAGCGACAACGTCTCGCTGGTCGGCCTGTCGATGTCCGGTAGCGCCGCGATCATCAACACCGTCGAGTCGAACGGCTACTACAAGCGTGCCGCCTCGCTCTCCGGCCTGAACAACATCTCGGCGCCCGGCGTCCCGATCGCCGTCGGCATCGCCTCGCTCGATTCGGGCGGCTACAACGCCGGCCTCGACATGTGGGGCGGCCCGTTCGACTCCCGCTGGGCGAAGAACGACCCGACCGTGCAGGTGAACCGCCTGAAGAACATCCCGCTGTGGATCTCGGCCGGCAACGGCGTCTTCGGCAAGTACACCCCGAACCCGGGCCCGGCCGACGTCATCCAGGGCGTGCCGCTCGAGTGGCTCGCGCTGTCGCAGTCGCGCGCCTTCGAGGGTGCGGCCAAGCGTGCGGGCCTGTCCAAGGCGCACTTCGACTTCCCGCCGGCCGGCACCCACACGTGGGGCTACTGGCAGGACCAGGTGTGGCAGATGCAGCGCACCGGCTGGTTCTCGAAGTAA